From Psychrobacillus sp. FSL K6-2836, a single genomic window includes:
- a CDS encoding HAMP domain-containing sensor histidine kinase, giving the protein MRFSPILGFLVIFFRAFHGIDVGFFIAVAFYSVFSFFIWYISPWFLKLTSNIRILFSTGITLLISIGILFTLALNIVSPDQLLDMFIAYVVVPPLGVAMLSYVIEVREKIQQLQQQLIIEEKLAAVEQMGAAISHEIRNPLTTAIGFIELLDQGSLDKDKRTKYLSIIKDELDSAESIIQDYLTFSKPIIESTEELDIQKELTHIIKLLQPLANYHSVKVTTDFSSNGMIQGDQSKFHQCFINIIKSSIESMLQGGTLVIKTTATQSKIIIAIQDKETVLSNEQINRLGEPHYSTKGPTGTGLNMMVAYSILRAMRGTIEVQSEIGKGTISQFHFKLHKTKVQKR; this is encoded by the coding sequence TTGAGGTTCAGTCCTATACTAGGATTTTTAGTTATTTTCTTTCGTGCATTCCATGGAATAGATGTTGGATTCTTTATAGCAGTTGCATTTTATAGCGTGTTTAGTTTTTTTATATGGTATATTTCTCCTTGGTTTTTAAAACTCACTTCTAATATACGAATACTTTTTTCTACCGGTATTACTTTACTCATAAGTATTGGCATCCTATTCACCTTAGCATTAAACATAGTATCTCCTGACCAATTGCTAGACATGTTCATCGCCTACGTAGTAGTCCCACCACTTGGGGTTGCCATGTTATCTTACGTCATTGAAGTAAGAGAAAAGATTCAACAGTTGCAACAACAGCTAATAATCGAGGAAAAGCTGGCTGCAGTCGAACAAATGGGGGCTGCAATATCTCATGAAATTAGAAATCCATTAACTACAGCAATTGGATTTATTGAACTCCTCGACCAAGGTTCCCTTGATAAAGATAAAAGAACAAAATATCTGTCTATCATAAAAGATGAACTAGATTCAGCAGAAAGTATCATACAAGATTACTTAACCTTTTCTAAACCAATTATTGAATCAACAGAAGAACTAGATATTCAGAAAGAATTAACGCATATTATAAAATTACTTCAGCCTCTGGCTAATTATCATTCTGTAAAGGTTACTACTGATTTTTCTTCCAATGGAATGATACAAGGAGACCAATCAAAATTCCATCAATGCTTTATAAATATTATAAAAAGTTCCATCGAATCTATGCTTCAAGGTGGCACATTAGTCATTAAAACTACCGCTACCCAGTCCAAAATAATTATTGCAATACAAGATAAAGAAACAGTTTTGAGTAATGAACAAATTAATCGCTTAGGAGAACCACATTATTCTACAAAAGGACCTACAGGAACTGGTCTCAACATGATGGTTGCTTATAGCATACTACGTGCAATGAGAGGGACAATTGAAGTTCAAAGTGAAATCGGAAAAGGTACAATTTCTCAATTTCATTTTAAGCTTCATAAAACTAAAGTACAGAAAAGATGA
- a CDS encoding glycosyltransferase, with protein MNIQKIHDDFCLKLVERFEVIVINGKSTDKTGEIVGKFAKSYSFIKTIHMVVPYFYANRERYFYY; from the coding sequence TTGAATATTCAGAAGATTCATGATGATTTTTGTTTGAAATTGGTAGAAAGGTTTGAAGTCATAGTCATCAACGGTAAATCCACTGACAAAACAGGTGAAATAGTGGGCAAATTTGCTAAAAGTTACAGTTTTATAAAAACGATTCATATGGTGGTCCCATATTTTTATGCTAACCGTGAAAGGTACTTTTACTACTAA